Part of the Synergistes jonesii genome is shown below.
ACGGGCGCGGGGTTTACCGCAAGGACCATAGGCATCTTAGGCGCGAAGGAAACGGACATTTCGCGCGCGCCGCCCTTCGCCGTCATCAGAAGAGAGGGCGCCCAGCCCGGAAGGGCCTCTTCGGTGATTTTTTCTATTTCTCCCTGAAGGGCTTTATCCGACCACGCTATCGATTCGAGAGGGACGCCGGCAAGCATCGCTTCGATCTGCGGCTTCAGCGGCGATACGTCGTCTTCAAACCACTCGAGAGCCGGAGAGCCAATCTGGGGCACCTTGACGTCGACGCTCCAAGGCTGCTCTTCCCGCGCTGAAAAATTGACGCCGATCACATCTTTTCCCAGCGCCTCCGCGCTTATTTCATAACCGGCGAAGATGCGCTGCGCGACGGTCTTCATTATCTCAGCCTGGTAGGGAAGGGACTGGCCGCGCGGCATGCCTTCGTGTACGGCGTCAAGGCTCTGCTTCGCAAGTGAAGCCTGCCATGCCGGCAGGCCTTTGATCTCGACGGAGGCGAACGCGTCGGAGCGGAAGAAAACAACAATCGTTGCGGCAATCAGCACTGCCGCAACGATTTGAAAATATTTTGCGTTTTTTCTTTTAGAAGAGCTCTCCGAAGCCAAAATGGAACCTGCCTTCGTCTCCGTCCGCATAGTCGAGGCGCAGATTTCCCAGAGGCGTATTCAAGCGGATGCCAATTCCCGGCGCGGAACCCCAGCCGTCGTCGCCGTAGATTACGTCCTCACCGTTGCGGATCTTGCCGGAATCCCAGGCGCGTCCTATATCGTAGAATACGACGAACGAGAACATCTTCTGCATCGGTATGCGGAGTTCGAAGTTGCCGAGCACCATGTTGCGGCCGCGGTAATAGTCGTCGTCATAGCCGCGCAGCGTCGTGTCTCCGCCGACCGTGTACATTTCATCGTAAGGCACGTCGCCGGTCGAAGAGCCGGCGATCACACGGGCGGCGAGGGTAACCGGCTTATCGCCGTAGCCGTCGAGCAGATTCGTTTCGAATAGGCCTTTGAGGAAGTTGCCGACCGGGAAGTAGAACTTCGTTTCCAGCCAGTATTTCATATAGCTGTAGTCTTCCTCGTTGACGGTAGCCTTGCCGAACTGGAAGCTAAGGCTCTCGACGTCGCCGCGCGTATAGGGCGCGTATTCGTCGATGTTGAAGCGGCGGAAGGAAAGCGTCGCCGAATAGTAATCGCCTTCGGCGAGCTCTTCTTCGCGGATCCTCCGCAGCTCCTCGGCGCGGGCGCTTTCATCCGGATAGTCCTCGACGAAGCCGTCCCTTTCCCTCATATTGTCGTTCTTCGTGTTATGCCAGTCGAGCAGCACGTACCAGTTATACTTCGATTCGTCCCTGAACTTTTTGCCGAAGCCGAGGAAAGCTCCGTACTTGTCGCGGTCGTATTCCAGGTACTGCTTATCGTTCTGGTAATAATATATGTCGTCCCAGGCGCGCTTATAGCCGCCGAACTTCCAGGCCATCACCTTTCCGCTCATGTAGGGCTGTTCGAGCGAGAGCCAGTACTCCTCGCGGTCGCCGAGCTCGAAGCCGACGCTAAGCTTCAGCCCGCGCCCGGATATATTGTAGTTCTCATAGCTCATGCCGCCGCCGAAGCCGCTCTGCGTGCCGTAGGAAACGTTGAAGCCAAGCTTGCCGGTGCGCGCCTCTTCGACGGTGAGAACGACTATGACCTCGTCCTGATTCTCTCCAGGCTCGAAGTTGACGTTGACGTCGTTGAAATAGCCGATGCCCTGCAGGCGGTTCAGCGTAAGGCGCAGCTTATTGGCGTTGAAAAGTTCTCCGGGTTTTATTTTCAGATAGCGTTCGATGATGTGTTTCTTCGTGATCCTGTTGCCCTGTATGATTATGTCGGAAACCTTCGGCTCTATGATCTCGACGGTTATAACGTCTCCGTCGATCTTAACGTCCTTGACGTTCGCCATAACATAGCCGTCCGACTGATATTTTTCCTTTATCCTTTGAAGGTCGTTGCGGAAAAACGTCCTGTTGAATATCATTCCGGGCTGCGTGAATATGGCGCTTTTCAGCTTGTCCTCGTCGTATACGGTGTTGCCGATGAATTTGATCTCTCCGACCTTCGGGTTTTCCTGAACTACGAACGTGACCTTGACGCCGTCGCCTTCATCGGTCACTTTGTAATCCGCCGAGCTGAAAAATCCGAGTTCGAATATCGCGTCCGCATCCTTGCGGAGCTTTTCTTCGTCGACATGCTCGCCCACCTTAGAGGTGACGACGCTCATGATATGCTCGGCCGCCACTTCCTCGTTGCCCTTAAGTTCGACGCTCTCTATGACGGGCCCCGTCAGCTTTTCCATTTCCGGAGGCTCCGGCTGTTCGGGCTTCGCCGCGGAGCTCTGCTGCGCGCTTTCATCATGCGACGCCGCGCTCTCCTCCGCAGCCATGCAGCACGACGCCGAAAATGTAAGCGCGAGGATAAGGGCAAGAATCTTTGTTTTTCCCAGCACAAATACCACTCCTTAAATACAAGGGGTAAAAAATTTTTTAATTTACGATCTTGATCGCCGGCTCTCCCCCGCGAAGGCTCTTCTCCCCGATCTGTACGAGCGTCAGCAGATCTTCCGGCTTGATTTTGTTATTTTCCGCCTTCGGCCTCGCCTGAGCGGGCGCGGCAGGTGTATTCGCCCTTTTCTGAACGGGTACGGAGGAGAAAGCCCTCTTCGAATCGGGGCTCCTGATCTCAGCCGCGCGGACTGCGACATTGCTGTCATTGAGGCTCCTGCGCAGCATAGTAAGGAGCTCTTTCTCCTCCGACGTCACTATAGCGAATTCTTCAGAGCGGCCGGCGGACACCGAAGGAAGCGACGCGGACATGGATGGGATGCCGCTTTCAACGGCGATCGGAAGCGTCGTAAGGCAGATTATGATAATTGCGACGGCAAAAGATTTCGCGCCGGAAAATACCATATTTCCCGCACGGACCGAGAGCGGGATTTTTACGTTCTCGGCCTCTGCTTCTTCCCACAGCTCCTCGCGAACCTGCTTAAGCTCGGCCGAAAGGCAGTCCGCTTCCGCCACCGCGGACTTCCACTTGCGGCTTTCGCAGGCGGCGGCGAGCCTGTCAAGCCACCTCTGCAGTCTTGTGATCTTCTGTTTCATCCGTCTCACCCCACAGGCAACGATAAAAAGATTATCCCAGCTTACGCCTCATCTGTGGCACCGCCGGAGTAAATCCCCAGCCATGATTTCAGCTTTGCGAGGGCCTTTCTTCTTATCCTGTAAACGTGGCTGATGTCGATATTCTTTTCGTCGGCGACCTCGCGTGCGATGCGCCCTTCCATTATCAGCGCGTTTATGATCTCCGTCTCGCGCTCGGAGAGCTGCGAAAGCGCGTTTTCCAGATCTATCGACCATTCGCTGCGGCTCGCCTCGCCGTAGAGCATCGAATTTTCGTAGCTGCCGTCGGCAAGCTCGGAGTCGTCCACCGGCGTCGGAGCCTTAGCCTCGACGCGCTGCAGGAAGTTGATCATCCTTCCGCGAATCTTGTAGTAGGCAAACGTAGAGAAACGGACGCTGCGCTCCGGGTCGAAAGAATCGACGGCGCTTATAAGGGCGAGCATCCCCTCCTGAATCAAATCCTGATATGTGTCGTAGGGAACCTTTAATTTTTTCGCCAGCCAGTAGACCATGGGGCGATTCGCGAGAATGAGCTTTTCCCTCGCTTCCTCGCTCCCGGCCGCGCAGTCCTTCCACAGCTGCGATTCATCCCGGCGTTCCGTAACTTTTTCCGTCTCATTGCGCATTTAACCACATCCCATTCAGAGACAAGCTTAGCAACTATCTAATTCTACCACAGTTTAAGAGATTTTACGCTACAGCAGCGGAAGAGAAGCGATTCTACCCTCCGCCACTTTCAAATGCGTCGTGTCGTTTTGAAAAAGGAGCACGAACCTGCC
Proteins encoded:
- a CDS encoding BamA/OMP85 family outer membrane protein; this translates as MLGKTKILALILALTFSASCCMAAEESAASHDESAQQSSAAKPEQPEPPEMEKLTGPVIESVELKGNEEVAAEHIMSVVTSKVGEHVDEEKLRKDADAIFELGFFSSADYKVTDEGDGVKVTFVVQENPKVGEIKFIGNTVYDEDKLKSAIFTQPGMIFNRTFFRNDLQRIKEKYQSDGYVMANVKDVKIDGDVITVEIIEPKVSDIIIQGNRITKKHIIERYLKIKPGELFNANKLRLTLNRLQGIGYFNDVNVNFEPGENQDEVIVVLTVEEARTGKLGFNVSYGTQSGFGGGMSYENYNISGRGLKLSVGFELGDREEYWLSLEQPYMSGKVMAWKFGGYKRAWDDIYYYQNDKQYLEYDRDKYGAFLGFGKKFRDESKYNWYVLLDWHNTKNDNMRERDGFVEDYPDESARAEELRRIREEELAEGDYYSATLSFRRFNIDEYAPYTRGDVESLSFQFGKATVNEEDYSYMKYWLETKFYFPVGNFLKGLFETNLLDGYGDKPVTLAARVIAGSSTGDVPYDEMYTVGGDTTLRGYDDDYYRGRNMVLGNFELRIPMQKMFSFVVFYDIGRAWDSGKIRNGEDVIYGDDGWGSAPGIGIRLNTPLGNLRLDYADGDEGRFHFGFGELF
- a CDS encoding sigma-70 family RNA polymerase sigma factor gives rise to the protein MRNETEKVTERRDESQLWKDCAAGSEEAREKLILANRPMVYWLAKKLKVPYDTYQDLIQEGMLALISAVDSFDPERSVRFSTFAYYKIRGRMINFLQRVEAKAPTPVDDSELADGSYENSMLYGEASRSEWSIDLENALSQLSERETEIINALIMEGRIAREVADEKNIDISHVYRIRRKALAKLKSWLGIYSGGATDEA